In Mucilaginibacter celer, one DNA window encodes the following:
- a CDS encoding glycosyltransferase family 2 protein produces the protein MNLPDLSSYRSNFINKGLGLPLPVIQHNPNGLLGILPAPPPGKTGWPWDRQTDPARYDEKINWPKLTIVTPSYNQAAFLEQTIRAVLLQNYPNLEYIVMDGGSNDGSLQIIEKYAPWISYYQHEKDRGQSHAINMGFSLSSGSYHAWINSDDYYLEGVFHKVITSFIKTAVDFVYGYGIDHNVLTGEDKLNRILPFTDYFIKIPGLVQPSTFWNSQIHEPIWEELHCALDYELWLRLVKGHRRLFIKQPLSVAHIHDEAKTHSPKMKAQWEADHQKIWAADAHGIVSEWKKIVFLNKIRTKLYSLFRSK, from the coding sequence TTGAATCTGCCCGATCTTTCATCTTACCGATCAAATTTTATTAATAAAGGCCTTGGCTTGCCCTTACCTGTTATACAGCATAACCCCAACGGATTGCTTGGCATTTTACCCGCCCCGCCACCCGGCAAAACCGGCTGGCCCTGGGACAGGCAAACCGATCCGGCCAGGTATGATGAAAAAATAAACTGGCCAAAACTTACCATCGTTACGCCTTCATACAACCAGGCCGCTTTCCTGGAGCAAACCATCCGGGCGGTGTTGCTGCAAAACTACCCCAATCTTGAATACATTGTTATGGATGGCGGCAGCAACGATGGTTCTCTACAGATCATCGAAAAATACGCCCCCTGGATCAGCTACTATCAGCATGAAAAAGATCGCGGACAAAGTCATGCCATCAACATGGGTTTCAGCCTGTCGTCGGGCAGTTATCATGCATGGATCAATAGTGATGATTATTACCTTGAGGGCGTTTTTCATAAAGTGATTACAAGCTTTATAAAAACCGCGGTTGATTTTGTGTACGGTTACGGCATTGATCACAATGTTTTAACCGGTGAAGATAAACTGAACCGCATCCTTCCCTTTACCGATTATTTTATCAAAATACCGGGGTTAGTACAGCCATCAACGTTTTGGAATTCACAAATCCACGAACCCATCTGGGAAGAACTTCATTGTGCGCTTGATTATGAACTGTGGCTCAGGCTGGTAAAAGGGCACCGCAGGCTGTTCATCAAACAGCCTTTATCCGTAGCTCACATCCATGACGAAGCCAAAACCCATTCGCCCAAAATGAAAGCACAATGGGAAGCCGATCATCAAAAAATTTGGGCGGCCGACGCGCACGGTATAGTTAGTGAATGGAAAAAAATAGTTTTTTTGAATAAGATAAGAACTAAGCTATACTCGTTATTTCGCAGTAAATAA
- a CDS encoding CatB-related O-acetyltransferase: MKNWLRQKVSRLLTYFIPELQELLWLKNIKGSTIIPSELTESETDNVKIFPPYHIFKSTIGNGTYIARNSFISFCEIGKYCSVGPNVICGWGIHPTNGLSTSPVFYSTSNQAGFHYANENKIDERKPVKIGNDVFIGMNVIILDGVTIGNGAIIGAGAVVSKDIPAYAIAYGSPIQIRRFRFSDEQIKSLEKIKWWDFDDEKIKEVERYFFDIDKFIEKYQPPI; encoded by the coding sequence ATGAAAAATTGGCTAAGGCAGAAGGTATCCCGGTTATTAACCTATTTTATTCCTGAACTACAGGAATTACTATGGCTCAAAAATATCAAAGGATCAACCATTATCCCAAGCGAATTAACGGAATCTGAAACAGATAATGTAAAGATTTTTCCACCCTATCATATTTTTAAAAGTACAATTGGCAATGGAACGTACATTGCGCGTAACTCGTTTATCAGCTTTTGCGAAATTGGTAAATACTGTTCTGTAGGGCCCAATGTAATTTGCGGTTGGGGCATTCACCCAACCAATGGTTTATCAACATCCCCGGTATTTTATTCAACTTCAAACCAGGCAGGTTTTCACTATGCTAATGAAAATAAAATTGACGAGCGCAAGCCTGTAAAAATTGGGAATGATGTTTTTATAGGGATGAATGTTATTATTTTAGATGGAGTTACCATTGGCAACGGTGCAATAATAGGTGCCGGGGCAGTTGTATCAAAAGATATCCCCGCTTATGCTATTGCCTATGGCTCTCCCATCCAGATAAGGAGATTTAGATTTAGCGATGAGCAGATAAAATCGCTCGAAAAAATTAAATGGTGGGATTTTGATGATGAAAAGATCAAAGAAGTTGAACGCTATTTTTTTGATATAGATAAGTTCATTGAAAAATATCAGCCCCCAATTTAA